Genomic DNA from Trichoderma asperellum chromosome 5, complete sequence:
TAAGCTCCCATCTTCCCAATCTGAAGCTTCAAAGGGTATCTCACATCCCGTCTCCAAGatgcacacacacatatctattatatactagttAGTCTTCGGTGTCGCctccgccgcagcagccaccgTCTCcgggctcttcttcttccccttctccttctgcagCAAGTAATCACCTCCCTTAACCGCACTATAAAATCCCCTCAATCCCGCCAACGGCCAAAGGTCCCAAAATGCGGCGCTACTTCTTGTCTTCCACGTTGCGTTTCTCGCCCTCTCTTCGCCCTCCACATCAACCTTGACCTTGTCGTACACGCTCGGCAGATACTCAGCCTTGTACTTCTTTCTAAGCGCATCATACGACGTCCTATCATAGTGTAACCAGAATTCTTCCTCGGTATAATATGCATGAGCGTACAGCCACTTCTTGCCATTCAACTCCTGCACTTTGCGTTCCAGAGCGCGGTTCTTTTCGATGACTTGTCGGCGATTGCCCTTGACACCGCCCCAGACACCAAAATTCATCAAATCTGGAACATCCGGCTTCGCAAACTCAGAGTGCAAGCCGTGGCCTGAATCTGGGTCGTCGCGGCGGATGCGCAAGGGGCAGATCCAGAGAGGGTAAATGTGCAGCTCCTTGTCGAGCCAGTCTTGGAACTCAACAACCTTGTCGTATGGAACGCCAACATCCTGGACCATGTAGTAATCTGCAAGACCGCTCTTGTGCACAGCACGATACATGACGCGAGCGTGCATGAAGGAATCCAAAAGGTACCTGGTGATCCTGTTGAAGGGCGTGATGAAGTATCGGTAAGCGTACACGGCGGTCCAGAAGCCGCCGCGGTCGTACCGGAAGAGATAATCTTCCAAGGGGACAAAGTCTGTGACGAGCATTTCCTTCACATTGCCCAACCCCGTCGTCTTTAGCCGCTCCACGACGTCCTTGGCCCGAGTGTAGAACCAGGGGTCGCTGCGGCCGAGAAAGCCAACCGGCTTCGTTCCCGTTGGCAGTCCATCCGTCAGTCTTCCCGTACAAACAACGGCCGTATCCATCGAGAACACAATGGCGTCGACATAGTCGTTTTCCGGCACATCACAAGCCTTTTGAACCCGCTTCAGCATGGCTGCTGGTCCCGACGCAAGCGAATACTCCAGCTGCACATacttcttggcctccttcAGCTGCACCTCCAGCAGCGTCACCACGCCCAGCGTCCCAAACGCCGATGCCGCGCCCCAGAACAGGTCCTGCCTCTCCGTCTTGGACGCCCGCACCACTTCGCCGTCCGGCAGCACAATCTCAATCCAGTTGATATTGGCGTCAAACGCGCCATATCGGAACGAGCTGCTCTCGCCCGAAGTCCCCGAAAAGCCCCCTCCCACCGTAATTCCCGGCAGCTCCATCACCACGGGCGGCACCAGCCCATGGTGCAGCGTCTCGCTGACGAGAAGATCCATCGGCACGTTCGGCTCCACGACGGCCGTCTTGGCCGTGGCATCAACAGCGAGGACGTGGTTCAGCTGGCTGGTGTCGATTGTGTTTTCCGAGCTGCGGTGGGAGCGACGCGTGCTGTTGGTGGCGCCATGGTAGATGCGAAACGGCTTCTGCAGCTGATGGAAGTGCTTGACGCGTGAAGATATGGATGAGACGACTGCATCGTGAGCCTCCATGGTGGTGACGTCAGAGGTCTGCTCCAATTGAACGCTCTTTCTATAGATTAATCGATAATTGATGTGTGCATACGAAAACAAACGCTTCAATTGACAAAaatccagcagcgccaaaaCCAATTGATGCGATGGGGAAAAGATGCATGAGTGAGAAGAGATCGGCGAAGCATCCGACGTTGGGTGATGTTTGGAAATTGCTGCTTACGTTAGTACCGAGCTCAGCCACATGCAGCGGTTTGCGCATAAAGAGTCTAATGGCCTTGGCGATAGGGCGATAACAACAGAAGGGAGCATATTTGGGGGCttcaaacaaacaagagAGGCTTTTAGTAAAATGTCAAATGAATTGAACGAGAAATGCGGATAATCTTGTCTCAATGACTGAACATCTCAGCCCTCAATCTTCAACAATTGCATGTCACTGCGCTGAGAAAGCACCTCGGTTCAAGCCATGATACGCAGATTCTGGCAGCAACGAGTTCTTATAAACAAAATACGCCTTATTAATTCCCACTTTTATATACCACGCCTTATGAATAAATTACACTTCTAATTCCTCTTGTCCCTCTTGTACTTGCCCACCTGTTTCGGCTGGCTACCATACGACCTCCTCGCCTGCACCTTGTCCCGCCCCATGCTCGCTCCCAGCTGGATATCCACTCGCGGGGGTGTAGGGAAACCAAAGCTCTTTGCAATCTTAACCAGGTCCAGCTTCTGCACGTCGTAGACGGATCGCAGGCTGTGGCTGGCGTAGGCGTGGAGGTAGGCCTTGAAGGCCTCCTTGGCGCTCTGCTGCAGATAGTAGTTCTTTCCGATGAGCTTCTCGAGCTGCGACTGGACATTGATAATCTTCTTCCGCGGGAACTCGAATTCGACAACGGGGACGCGAGCGGCCTTGAGGTAAGACAGGAAACCGACTTCATTGGGCTATTTGGATATGTTAGTGGCCAAGGAGCAAGTAACACAActatgatgatggagattgaGCTTACCTGAAGGAAAAGCAGACTTCGTCCCTTGGCATCGGTACCTCGGGCAGTTCGTCCGACTCGGTGAATGTAGTCACGAGTGTTGTCCGGAGGGTCAAACTGGACGATGAAGTCGACGGCGGGAATCTAGAAAAGTTTTTACCAGTCAGTTTTACGACAACTTCTTGTGGCTTTCCAGTGGCAACAGAATACTCACATCCAAACCACGAGCAGCAACATCAGTGCAGATAAGGATACCGTGTGGCGCGTTGCTAAACTCGAAGAATGTGTTGGttcgcttctgctgcttctgcttgccGTGAAGGTCCAGCACCGGGCAATCAATGTAGTTCAAGAGCTCGGAGTAGTATTTAACAGAGTtacagctgctgaagaagacaatgaccttcttcttcttggcctgcaTTTTCCGGAGGAAGGAGAATAGTAGTAGGAATCGCTCGTCGCCCTCGCACAGGACGTAGCCCTGCTCCAGGCCGTCGACTGTGCTGTGTTG
This window encodes:
- a CDS encoding uncharacterized protein (EggNog:ENOG41), whose protein sequence is MEAHDAVVSSISSRVKHFHQLQKPFRIYHGATNSTRRSHRSSENTIDTSQLNHVLAVDATAKTAVVEPNVPMDLLVSETLHHGLVPPVVMELPGITVGGGFSGTSGESSSFRYGAFDANINWIEIVLPDGEVVRASKTERQDLFWGAASAFGTLGVVTLLEVQLKEAKKYVQLEYSLASGPAAMLKRVQKACDVPENDYVDAIVFSMDTAVVCTGRLTDGLPTGTKPVGFLGRSDPWFYTRAKDVVERLKTTGLGNVKEMLVTDFVPLEDYLFRYDRGGFWTAVYAYRYFITPFNRITRYLLDSFMHARVMYRAVHKSGLADYYMVQDVGVPYDKVVEFQDWLDKELHIYPLWICPLRIRRDDPDSGHGLHSEFAKPDVPDLMNFGVWGGVKGNRRQVIEKNRALERKVQELNGKKWLYAHAYYTEEEFWLHYDRTSYDALRKKYKAEYLPSVYDKVKVDVEGEERARNATWKTRSSAAFWDLWPLAGLRGFYSAVKGGDYLLQKEKGKKKSPETVAAAAEATPKTN